The Dehalococcoidales bacterium region AAAATCTTTAGCTTCGGGGACATTGTTCTTTATCATGCGGGCCAGCGGGTACTCGAATTCGAGTACCCTGCCGCAATTCAGACATACCAGGTGATGATGGTCGGCGGCTGGTTTTACCTCGTAATGATGGTGTTCCTCATTAAAGTGGAGTTCCTCTACCAGCCCCAGTTTCTTCAGCGTCTGTAGCGTTCGGTAAACCGTGGACAGACTTAGCCGTGGCTGTTT contains the following coding sequences:
- a CDS encoding Fur family transcriptional regulator; the protein is MSTNRKTIEETRRALKAPGLRVTSQRALILDIIRRGGGHLDADEVYRRARQKQPRLSLSTVYRTLQTLKKLGLVEELHFNEEHHHYEVKPAADHHHLVCLNCGRVLEFEYPLARMIKNNVPEAKDFEITETELHIGGYCAECRRKRE